Sequence from the Corallococcus sp. EGB genome:
CTCAATGCCCGCCAGCGCGTCTTTCCGGAGGGCACCCCGGAGCTCTTCGCGCGCAACTACCTGGACCGCCTGCGGGTGGAGCGCGAACCGGAGGAGCTCCTGGACATCAAGGAGCCCAACGTCCTGCTCTTCACTGCCCGGGGCCTGCGGGGACTGAGCAGGGTGGACGAGCTGCGGCATCCCCGCCCGGGTGACACCTATGTGAACGTGCTCCTGCGCGCCGCGGCGCGCACGTTCTGGCACACGAGCCCCGCGGCGACGCTGGCCTTCCTCCGCTACGGATGGAAGCGGACCCGCGACCGCCTCCAGGCGCCTGACGCGCTGGGCAGCCACCACGCCGGGGAGCTGGCCCGGACGTTCTTCGGCGTGCCCACCCTCATCAAGGCGGAGAACACGGATCCGTTCTGCGTGCGGGATGGCGACAGCGTGGAGGACCTGTTCGGCTATTACCGCGCCGTCCTGCAACCCATCGTGGACTCCGGCGCCACGAAGGAGGCCGGCTACCGCGAGCTTGCGCGCTACCACCCGCACGCGGAGGTCCTCTACCGGGTGTCCCAGGCGCTGCGCCCGCTCCAGGAGGAGCTGTCCCTCTGGCGCCGGTGGCCGGAGCTCATCCGGGACAAGCTCGCCACGCTCAACCAGCGGCTGACCGCGGAGTTCCGGGGCCTGGGCCTCCCTGACGCGGCGCGGCCCGTTCCGGAGTACTTCGGCGCGGACGGCGTCTTCCATTCCTGCCCCCTGCCCTCGGACCGGCTGTCCCAGACGCGTGACTTCCTGCGCAATGTCTATCTCCCGGCCTTCGAACGGAACCAGGAAGCCATCTCATGGAGTGCGGGAGGCCGTTTCCCCGCGGAACGCAGACGCGTCAGGGGTTGACGCAAATCAGGGCCGCGACCGGAGCCCCACCGGGCGGCCCGCCCGCATCTGTGATTGGCATCTGGAGTGCAATGACTTGCTCCATGGCCTTCCGCAAACACGTCTTGAGCGACCTGGGCAGCAGTTATTCCAACTTCAACGAACACCACAAGGACATCCGGGCGTTCTTCGAAATCATCGGGGTGCGCTTCGCCATCCGCGAGTACGGCGTCAGCCTGAAGCCGCTCGCGGGCAACAAGCTGTTCTCGAACGCGAGCGGCTACCTGCTGACGGATGACAGCTCCTATCCCTTCTATCTGTGGATGCCTTCGTGGCTGGGCCGCTTCTACGTGGACCCGCTGCACGTCCCGCCGGGCACGCCGGTGGACGCGTGCACCGCGCGGGACGTGCGGCACATCGCGTTCATCTGGATCTGGCTGGGCTTCAATGACGCCTATGTGAATGACGCGGAGGGTCCGGAGGTCTGGTTCGGCGTGGCCGAGCCCCGACCGGACGACCCCTCCGAGTCCGTGGTGGTGACCGCGGACAAGATGTGGAAGTACTTCCGCATCGAGCGGACGAGCCAGGGAGAGAGCGATGGCTGGCTCACCGGCGGCTTCCAGAAGAACTCCATCGGCTGTGATTTGAACGGCCGCTGGTCCATGCGGCGCGTCCCGCTGGAGAAGCTGTCGAGCTACTACCAGATTGAGAAGCACGTGGTCCGGCCGCTCGGGGAGAAGTTCCACGAGCTGTCGAGCCCCTTGCCGGGAGCGCTCGCGCTCGTGAAGTGACGCGCGGGGCCGTCCCGGAAGCCGCGCGCGTCCGGGACGCTCCGCCCGCTATGCCCTCTGTCCGCGCGGCGTCCGCGCCACCGCGTTTCGCGCCGCCGCCGTGAGGTCTCGGACGGTGCGGTAGCGCCCGGGCTCGACCAGCAGGTCGCGCCCCAGATGGACGCAGCGCTCTTCGCAGCGGGCCCTGCGCTCCGGATCCGCGATGCGCTCCAGGTCCAGGACATGGGCCAGGCCGAAGATGCGCCGGAGCATCTCCGCGCCCGTGTACGCCACGCTCTGCTCCCACAGCCGCTGGAGGAAGGCACGCCGCTCGGTCCGCAGCGCCTCGCGCTCCCCAGGACGGGTGAGCAGCACCGCGGGGTCCCCCGCGCCGGCGCCGTGCGCCTCCCAGAGGTGGAGGAAGGTCTCGTGGAAGGAGGACCACAGCGCCTCCGCCACCTCCAGGACCCACGACGCGGAGTCCTCCCTGGGCGCCCGGGCGGTGGCGTGTCCCTCCTGGCTGAAGAAGGAGAGCAGCAGGTGGGCGAGCAGTGAGCCCACGTCGAACGCCATGGGCCCGTGGAAGGCGAACTCCTGGTCGATGATGCGGGTGTCCTCCTGCGTCACCATGATGGAGCCGGTGTGCAGGTCGCCGTGGATCAACGCCTCGGTGGTGTTCAGGTAGTGGTGCTTCAACCGGAAGGCCGCGAGCTTCAGCGGCACATCCTCGCGGACCGCCGCCGCCAGCCCGTCCAGCGCGGGGGACGTCCAGCGGTTGCGCGGGTGCACCTGGTACGGCTCGGTGAACACCATGTCCTCCATGATGCGGCACATGGCGGTGTTCGCGCTGAAGGCCGCCACGCCCGCCCGCTTCTCCTCCGCCGTCAGCGCCAGGCTGGAGGTGAAGAACAGCGACCGGGCCAGGTAGTCCGCCACCTGCGCGGCGAAGCGGGGGTAGCGCACGCCGTCTGTCATTCCCTCGCGCAGGATGCGGTGCGGCGTCAGGCATTCCACGACGAGCAGGAAGAGGCGCGCATCGTGATGCAACACCTCCGGCACGCGCCGCCCCACGTGCTTGCCGTGCTCGCGCAGGGCGAGGTGCTCGAAGTGGATGCGGCCGAGCGCCAGGGGCCAGGACTCGCCCACCAGCCGCACGTAGGGCAGGGATTGCTTCACGCACACGTCGCCAGCGGGACCGTGGACACGGAACACCTGGTTGACGTTGCCGTCGTTCGCCTCGACGACGCGCCAGTCCTCGGGGCGGCCGCCCAGCCTCGCGGCGAGGTGCGGATGGCGCGCGAGGTAGCCGGGCAGGCTTCGCGCGTCGAGGGGTTCGTAGCCTTCGGGAACACTCAACGCCATGGTGCGCCTCCTTCAAAAGGGGTGAGGGTCTTCGCGCCGCGCGGGCCCAGGCGGGTGCCCTCGCGGCGCAGCCAGGACGGCCACGACAGGCCCAGGTGGTCCTGCAGGGTGCACTCCGCGGAGGCGAGCGTGCCGTGGACCGAGCCGGGGTCGTGCGACCAGCAATCGCTGACGATGAAGACGTCCTCGTCCGGCAGCGGCCGCCGGATGGCGGGGATGATGTCGCGCGACACGGCATCCTCGCGCCACACGTGCCAGCCCGCGCCGTGCGGCGGCTCGGACCAGTCCTGGCAGCGCGCGGCGATGGGGCGCGGCGCGTCCTCGATGCCGTGGAGCTCCAGCAACATGGCGTGGGCGCGCTCCACCATGTGCCGGCTGGCGGGCGCGTCCACCGGAGGCAGGCCCGAGTCTCCGGGCGCGTCCGGGAAGGGCTCGCCGGAGCGCAGGCTGCTCCAGTACTCCGCGTCCGTCCCGCTGGCGTACGCGGCCAGCAACACCCCGGGCCCGGAGGCCGCGCCAGTCGTGCCGTGCCAGTACCAGAGCTGGCGCAGCGGCAGGTCCGTGGTGCTGCGCCCCTTCGAGACGCCCGCCCGCTCCCACCACGGAAAGGGATAGGCGAGGAACAGCTTCACCGCCGGCACGCCGCGCACGCTCTCCAGGTGGCGCCGCAACGTGGGGTCCTGGAGCAGGAAGCAGTCCGGAGCGAGCCGCAGCAGCGCTTGCTGAGGCAGGGCCAGCATCACCGTCCGGGCTCGCACGACGCGCTCACCGTCGGGGCACCCGAAGCGCAAATCGTAGGCCCGGCTTCCAGCGAGCCCTCGCGCCCGGTCGATGCGCCTCAGGACATGGAACCACCGCGTGCCGCCCCCGGCCTGGCGGTAGCGCTCGTGGAGCGCGCGTGGCAGCGCGTCGAAGCCTCCGGCGAGGCGGCGGTAGCGGCCCGACGGCGGCGCATGGAAGAGGACGTCCAGCCAGTCCGCCGCGTTGCCATTCGCCGCCAGACCGTCGTAGCCGCCGGTGTCCTGGAGGAGCCGGATGGCCTCCTGGCTCAGCACCGCGGTCAGCACCGTCCACCACGACACCGCATGGAGCCGCGCGCCGTCGAGCCGCGCTGCGTCCTTGCTCCGCGCATACGCTCCTTCGAGCGCCTCGGCGTCACCCCACCGTCCCGCGTCGAAGGCGGCGTGATAGCGCGCGCGCAGCGCCGTGAAGCCAGGCACCGCGGCCTCCACCACCCGCGCCTCCAGCTCCGCGGGCCCCAGGCCCTGCTCGGAGAAGCGCAACCTGTATGGCAGCCCCCCGTCGTCCCGCTGTCGCAGGCGGCTGCCGCGCACGTAGCGGAAGTTCTCCGGCTGTCCGAAGTGGAAGTCCTCCACCTGCGCGCCCAGGCCCAGGTGCTGGACGAGGTCGGCCACCAGGTGGAGCTGTTCATGGAAGCGCATGCCACCCAGCTCCGCGCGGACACCCGGTACGCCGGGAAGCGCCACGGACCACAGCCGCCCGCCCACGCGTCCCGTCGCCTCGTAGAGGGCGACCTTCGGTCCGGTCCTTCCACCGTCCGGGTGCGTGAGGCGGTGCCCCAGGTAGCACCCGCCCACGCCGCCGCCCACGATGGCCACGTCGCAAGTCTCATGGGGGCCGGTGGTGTCCAGGCTCAGACCTCCCCCACCGCGCGCAGGATGCGCTCCGGGGAAATCAAATCCATACAGTCGCGCTGGACGCACCCGGCGTCGAAGTCCTGCTTGTAACACATCAGGCAGGGCACCTCGGGTTCCAGCACCGTGCCGCGCCCGTACATGAAGAACTCATGTCTGTTGAAGGTGTTGTTCAACAGGACGATGCGCTTGCGCAGCCCCACCGCCGCGTGGAAGGCGAACGTCACCGACGTCACCACCACGTCCGCCAGGCTCAACAGCCCGATGAAGCCGGCGAACGGCTGGACGCCGAAGTAATGCACGTCCGCCGCGCGGCGGATGTCCTCGTTGCGCGCATGCTCCTCCGGCCCGCCCACGAGCACGACCTCGCGGCCGGAGTCCTTCAGCGCGCGGGCGACCGCGGTCCAGCCCGCCTGGGAGTAGAGCCGGGGCTTCCACTGGCTGCCGGCGCCCGTGTTGAGCATCACCACCGGCTTGCCGGGGGCCAGCGGCACCTGGGGCACCTCGAAGTCCGGCAGGAGGTACTCCTCGCCCTGGAAGTCATAGCCGCAGACCTCGAAGAGCTCTTCGACATAGTGCTTGCGATTGGCCTTCATCAGGTC
This genomic interval carries:
- the mtnK gene encoding S-methyl-5-thioribose kinase, which produces MALSVPEGYEPLDARSLPGYLARHPHLAARLGGRPEDWRVVEANDGNVNQVFRVHGPAGDVCVKQSLPYVRLVGESWPLALGRIHFEHLALREHGKHVGRRVPEVLHHDARLFLLVVECLTPHRILREGMTDGVRYPRFAAQVADYLARSLFFTSSLALTAEEKRAGVAAFSANTAMCRIMEDMVFTEPYQVHPRNRWTSPALDGLAAAVREDVPLKLAAFRLKHHYLNTTEALIHGDLHTGSIMVTQEDTRIIDQEFAFHGPMAFDVGSLLAHLLLSFFSQEGHATARAPREDSASWVLEVAEALWSSFHETFLHLWEAHGAGAGDPAVLLTRPGEREALRTERRAFLQRLWEQSVAYTGAEMLRRIFGLAHVLDLERIADPERRARCEERCVHLGRDLLVEPGRYRTVRDLTAAARNAVARTPRGQRA
- a CDS encoding FAD-dependent oxidoreductase, with the translated sequence MAIVGGGVGGCYLGHRLTHPDGGRTGPKVALYEATGRVGGRLWSVALPGVPGVRAELGGMRFHEQLHLVADLVQHLGLGAQVEDFHFGQPENFRYVRGSRLRQRDDGGLPYRLRFSEQGLGPAELEARVVEAAVPGFTALRARYHAAFDAGRWGDAEALEGAYARSKDAARLDGARLHAVSWWTVLTAVLSQEAIRLLQDTGGYDGLAANGNAADWLDVLFHAPPSGRYRRLAGGFDALPRALHERYRQAGGGTRWFHVLRRIDRARGLAGSRAYDLRFGCPDGERVVRARTVMLALPQQALLRLAPDCFLLQDPTLRRHLESVRGVPAVKLFLAYPFPWWERAGVSKGRSTTDLPLRQLWYWHGTTGAASGPGVLLAAYASGTDAEYWSSLRSGEPFPDAPGDSGLPPVDAPASRHMVERAHAMLLELHGIEDAPRPIAARCQDWSEPPHGAGWHVWREDAVSRDIIPAIRRPLPDEDVFIVSDCWSHDPGSVHGTLASAECTLQDHLGLSWPSWLRREGTRLGPRGAKTLTPFEGGAPWR
- a CDS encoding glycosyltransferase family 9 protein; the encoded protein is MDIRTDCLHFNGYKPCGPHKARGVHCGGCTDYRPATGNVLIIKLQAAGEVMRNTPLLRAIQRRHPGARIFWLTNYPELIPRREVFKVLRFDLAGTLTVLDTKFDLLLSLDKDVEACALANRVDAKVKKGFTQRDGVILPFDGESERKWRTGVFDDLMKANRKHYVEELFEVCGYDFQGEEYLLPDFEVPQVPLAPGKPVVMLNTGAGSQWKPRLYSQAGWTAVARALKDSGREVVLVGGPEEHARNEDIRRAADVHYFGVQPFAGFIGLLSLADVVVTSVTFAFHAAVGLRKRIVLLNNTFNRHEFFMYGRGTVLEPEVPCLMCYKQDFDAGCVQRDCMDLISPERILRAVGEV